Genomic window (Nitrospira sp.):
ATTCCAGAAGGGCGATTGTCTGCCGAGTCCGAAAGGGTTGCTCCGAAACGTGTGGGAGCTGCTGGGCCTTGGCGTACCAGCTATCCCAGGCCCGCAGATCTTTCGACCAAGGAGCGTTTGTTGTAACGCGGTGCAGGTCCGAACCAGGCTTGCTCGTGCCGCCGCACGAGGGCTGCGATCCATACGCGATTGCAGCGCTTCAGCTCAGGTTTAGCTGACTGTGTTGTATGGCGGGATGGTGGACCTATCGTCTTGGATTGCGGAGGTTCGGGCAATCGGACTTGCCCGGCAGATACGGTCCACAGAAGCGGAAACCGAGGACTGGTTGGCTTCACATATCAGTTCCTGACACCGTCTTGTTCCACAGTAGAAGCAGGGTCAGGGACAATGTAGACTAGACCGCCTCGGGAAGGCGCGGGATCGTAGCGCGAAACACCAATTCCCTCTACGAGCAATTCTGCGAAACAAGCCGGGAAGTGGGGAGAAAGGTTCAAGTACAGAATCATGAGCGCACTGAAACAAGAGATTGTTGTTATTGCGGGCGTGGGATCTGGATTGGGCGCGGCCTTAGCCCGCAAGTTTGGCAGCGAAGGCTGTGCAGTCGCGTTGCTGGCCCGCTCGGCGGATTTCTTGCGTGCTCTAGCCGAAGAACTGCGACGGTCTGGCGTGCGAGCGCTTCCTGTGCCGACAGATCTGACGGATGCCGACGCCGTGGCTAGGGCGTTCGTCCAGGTACGGAATGAACTTGGGCCAGCCTCAGTCCTGATCAATCATGTCGGTAGTGGGGTATGGGGTGGTTTCAGTGAATTGACGGCAGAGAGCTTCAGGTCGACGTGGGAAAGTTGCGCCTTGGCGGCGTTTCTATGCTGCAAACAAACTGTTCCCGACATGCTTGCCCGTGGGGGCGGCAGTATTCTATTTACAGGCGCAACTTCTTCGATCCGGGGCCGCAAGGGAGCTCCCGCCTTCAGTAGTGCCAAGTTCGCAGTTCGAGGGCTGGCCGATTCCCTTGCGCGGGAATTGTGGCCGCAGGGTATCCACGTTGCGCACATCGTCGTCGATGGTGTCATTGACACTGAGGCGGTGAGATCTCAGATGCCCGAGGCAGCCGGTGAGCCGATGCTGAATGCCGCGGAAATGGCCGAGATGTATTGGGCATTGGCCAGGCAGAAGCCAGAGGCCTGGACCTTCGAGTTGGAGCTACGACCGAAGGGAGAGGACTTTTTTGTGTAGCTCGTTCCTCTTTCTTGGTGCTGAACCGGCAACGAGATCCGGGTCAGGCATGACTATTGGCTTCCAAATCGGGCCGAACCTTCAAAGCGCTGCGCTCAGGAAACGATTGCAGCGCATTACTTCGTGTCGTTCAGCTGAAGGGTGATGTGAGCGGGATGGTGGACCTCGCGTCGCGAATTGCGGAGGTTCGGGGCACCGGACTTGCCGATCAGATACGGTCCGCGGAAGCGGATGCCGAGGGCTCACGGTGCGAGGAATAAGGAGCACCACGTCTGTGCGCGCCGCCGAGATGGTGAGGCGGCCGGCGTCGCTTGAGCTGAATCTCAGCTCAGCTGATTGATGAGGCGAGTTCCGCAGGCGAGCAGAGAGGGATTAAAACGATGTCTCCCGACCCACTGCTGTCCAAGACAGGTTGTAATCTGGGTCTGCGTGCCTTTAACCATTTGAAATCCTAGGCCATGCCTTTTACTTGGAAATTGAGGTGGTCTGGTTGTTCAGATGCTGTCCAAAACCCCGGCGGAGCCGGAGCGTCAGACGGTACTGGTGCAGATGGCGTGGATTCATGGTTTCCACAGCCGTTTTGGGCCTTCATCGATCTCAGACGGGCGGGTTTTTGTGTCCGATGCCGTCCAAGATCCATTTCTCAGAAAACTTATCTTTGACAAGAGTGCTCCCGACCCCTTTGTATTAGCCTGCTTGTCCCTGAGATGCGCCGGACTTCGTTTCCGGCAGAACGCCCCGGCGGTCTGATCGATCCGCTTGAGGTCAAGTTCGGTGAGGGCCCTCACGCTTTCCTTGCGGCAGTTGCAACAGCTCTTAGGGCCCCGGCCATTCGGCCAGAAGACTCACGTGGCCTTTCCGCTTCGCACGCTTGACATATGCCGCGTCGGCAGTCAGGTATAATCCTTTAGTCCGCAAGGCCAGCACATGATACGCAGCGTCGTAAAATGTCACGCCGGACACCTCTGTCATATGCTCCAATACATCGAGGGCATATTCAGTCCTCAGAGGCACCTCGTCGAACTCATACGCTAGCAATGCACCCATCAATTCCGTCACCATCCTGGGCTTCTTTAGGCCCAACACGTTTCCGACTTCGTACCGCCAGAGACTCGGAAGTCGAATCTCCACTTCCTCTGCCAACAACGCCTCCTGGAGCTTCAATGCCGGCGCATAGCCGGGATCGTCTTCTCTCTCGAGCACCCACGTCAAAATGACCGACGCATCAGGCACCACGATCATCGGTGAGATCTCTTCCGATCACGACGCACCGCGTCCACAATCTCCTTTCCAGTCAACGTCGCACTGCGTGATCGCAACCGTTGCACAATCTCGGCAGCATGCTGACGCTTGCGTCGCAGTAGTTCGTGCGCTAACGCCTCATTGATGACCCGGCTTCTGCGGCG
Coding sequences:
- a CDS encoding SDR family NAD(P)-dependent oxidoreductase → MSALKQEIVVIAGVGSGLGAALARKFGSEGCAVALLARSADFLRALAEELRRSGVRALPVPTDLTDADAVARAFVQVRNELGPASVLINHVGSGVWGGFSELTAESFRSTWESCALAAFLCCKQTVPDMLARGGGSILFTGATSSIRGRKGAPAFSSAKFAVRGLADSLARELWPQGIHVAHIVVDGVIDTEAVRSQMPEAAGEPMLNAAEMAEMYWALARQKPEAWTFELELRPKGEDFFV
- a CDS encoding type II toxin-antitoxin system VapC family toxin; the encoded protein is MIVVPDASVILTWVLEREDDPGYAPALKLQEALLAEEVEIRLPSLWRYEVGNVLGLKKPRMVTELMGALLAYEFDEVPLRTEYALDVLEHMTEVSGVTFYDAAYHVLALRTKGLYLTADAAYVKRAKRKGHVSLLAEWPGP